The following proteins come from a genomic window of Desulfonatronum thioautotrophicum:
- a CDS encoding amylo-alpha-1,6-glucosidase, whose protein sequence is MTRAPSLVLDQEVLADLDRSSRLEWLETNGLGGWAGSTVSGAHTRRYHGLLVAATRPPGGRMVLLSRLDEALIIADQRHELECNFYPGAVHPHGYASLQGFTRDFFPRFTYAAGGVELRKTVVAVHGENTTLVLYEAVAAPAPFILELQPFIAGRDYHALVTANGAIRQSGNFQEGVFRVQPYAGVPELFLNIPGATFHPDPQWYFRFEYPAEGERGLDQHEDLFTHGVFRLWLRAGERIGVIVSTQDPTGRDAFGLQEFEQQRRENLLHALPRNTPVTDMLALAADQFLVQRSDGMRTILAGYHWFTDWGRDTLISLPGITLTLGRRDAAREILATSAAAVSQGMLPNRFSEDNDRPEYNTVDAALWFFVAAYHFHRHAGTDPSEQAFLRDVLLPTMVEIVEWHERGTRFGIRVDRDGLLHAGEPGVQLTWMDAKVGDWVVTPRQGKAVEINALWYNALCILARFQELFALPAKALETWGKAERARRAFNRLFWNAQEQRLDDVVNGADRDTALRPNQILAIGLPHALLSKTRAEAVLKAVKRDLLTPCGLRTLDPNDPAYRPRYEGGPLERDGGYHQGTVWPWLLGPYCTALIRFDGHAGRQQAARILEHIRGHFLEAGIGTVSEICDGQPPHAPRGCIAQAWSVAELLRVLLDEIGPTDLTDLAKQNGIPTSKEQLWPTSPSTTTP, encoded by the coding sequence ATGACCAGGGCTCCCTCTCTTGTTCTGGACCAGGAGGTTCTGGCCGACCTGGACCGTTCTTCTCGTCTGGAATGGCTGGAAACCAACGGCCTGGGCGGCTGGGCAGGTTCCACGGTCAGCGGGGCCCACACCCGCCGCTACCATGGTCTGCTGGTGGCCGCGACCCGTCCGCCGGGCGGCAGGATGGTGCTGCTCTCCAGGCTGGATGAAGCCCTGATCATCGCGGACCAGCGCCACGAGTTGGAATGCAACTTCTATCCCGGGGCCGTGCACCCCCACGGATACGCATCCCTGCAAGGCTTCACCAGGGATTTCTTCCCGCGCTTCACCTATGCCGCCGGGGGTGTTGAACTGCGCAAGACCGTCGTCGCGGTACACGGCGAGAACACCACCCTGGTGCTCTACGAGGCCGTGGCCGCGCCCGCCCCCTTCATCCTCGAGCTGCAGCCCTTCATTGCCGGCAGGGACTACCACGCGCTGGTCACGGCCAACGGGGCCATCCGCCAATCAGGGAATTTCCAGGAGGGTGTCTTTCGGGTCCAGCCCTATGCCGGGGTGCCGGAACTGTTTCTGAACATCCCGGGCGCGACGTTTCATCCCGATCCGCAGTGGTATTTCCGGTTCGAGTACCCGGCGGAAGGCGAGCGCGGCCTGGACCAGCACGAGGACCTGTTCACCCATGGCGTTTTCCGGTTGTGGCTGCGTGCGGGGGAGCGGATCGGAGTGATCGTCTCCACCCAGGACCCCACGGGGCGGGACGCCTTCGGATTGCAGGAGTTTGAGCAGCAGCGCCGGGAGAATCTGCTTCATGCCCTGCCGCGCAACACGCCGGTCACGGACATGCTGGCCCTGGCCGCGGACCAGTTTCTGGTCCAACGATCGGACGGGATGCGGACCATTCTTGCCGGCTACCACTGGTTCACGGACTGGGGCCGGGACACGCTGATCTCCCTGCCCGGGATAACGTTGACCCTCGGTCGCCGGGACGCGGCCCGGGAAATACTGGCAACATCCGCCGCGGCAGTCAGTCAAGGCATGCTGCCCAACCGGTTCAGCGAGGACAACGACCGCCCGGAGTACAACACCGTGGATGCGGCTCTGTGGTTTTTCGTGGCCGCCTACCATTTCCATCGCCATGCCGGAACGGACCCCTCGGAGCAGGCATTTCTCCGGGATGTCCTGCTGCCAACCATGGTCGAGATCGTGGAATGGCATGAGCGGGGAACCCGGTTCGGAATCCGGGTGGACCGGGACGGATTGCTGCATGCCGGCGAACCCGGTGTGCAGCTGACCTGGATGGACGCCAAGGTCGGGGATTGGGTGGTCACGCCGCGCCAGGGCAAGGCTGTGGAGATCAATGCCTTGTGGTACAACGCCCTGTGCATTCTGGCCCGGTTCCAGGAGTTGTTCGCGTTGCCCGCAAAGGCACTGGAGACCTGGGGCAAGGCTGAACGGGCCCGGCGGGCCTTCAACAGGCTGTTCTGGAACGCGCAGGAGCAGCGCCTGGACGATGTCGTGAACGGTGCTGACCGGGACACGGCGCTGCGCCCCAACCAGATTCTTGCCATTGGTCTGCCCCATGCCCTGCTGTCCAAAACGCGGGCCGAGGCAGTACTCAAGGCCGTAAAACGGGATCTGCTCACCCCGTGCGGACTGCGAACCCTGGACCCCAACGATCCGGCCTACCGGCCGCGCTACGAGGGCGGCCCTCTGGAGCGCGACGGCGGATACCATCAGGGCACGGTCTGGCCCTGGCTGCTGGGGCCATACTGCACGGCCCTGATCCGCTTTGACGGGCATGCCGGCAGACAACAGGCCGCCCGGATCCTCGAGCATATCCGCGGCCATTTTCTGGAGGCCGGGATCGGCACGGTCTCGGAAATATGCGACGGTCAGCCGCCACATGCTCCCCGTGGCTGCATCGCCCAGGCCTGGAGCGTGGCCGAGCTGCTGCGCGTGCTTCTGGATGAGATCGGTCCGACCGATTTGACCGACCTGGCCAAACAAAACGGAATCCCAACCAGCAAGGAGCAATTATGGCCTACGAGCCCATCGACAACTACGCCCTGA
- a CDS encoding glycoside hydrolase family 15 protein produces the protein MAYEPIDNYALIGNMRTAALVGVTGSIDWLCFPHFDSPSIFAALLDDEQGGFFRIAPRNGDGVTTKQFYWPETNVLVTRFFTAKGVAELIDFMPVVHGEGDERQHRVVRRLNVVRGSMEFRLECQPAFDFARNQGEVVVTGRGVIFRGPGLHLALSGQPAFTALKAGDGHAAPGAASAFQLQENESMTFVLHQIPEDAGCSPVVPDQEAEELFRATVNYWRGWLRRCTYTGRWREMVQRSALTLKLLTFEPTGAIVAAPTTGLPEGVGGERNWDYRYTWIRDAAFTLYALQRIGFTEEAGCFMRWIEARTHELNPDGSLQIMYGIHGEHDLTEYTLDHLKGYRNSRPVRVGNGAFGQLQLDIYGELMDSVYLYNKHGAQISYDFWVQLRKLINWVVDNWQREDEGIWETRGGRRHFTYSKLMCWVALDRGLRLADKRSFPADRDRWLASRDAVYEEIMARGWNPERGAFVQSYDSDALDASNLLMPLTFFVAPSDKRMLATLDETLKPPQEGGLVSNSLTYRYNVRTTADGLTGEEGTFNICSFWMVEALTRAGRTDPKRLDEARLMFERMLGYANHVGLYSEEAGPCGEALGNFPQAFTHLALISAAVNLDRELG, from the coding sequence ATGGCCTACGAGCCCATCGACAACTACGCCCTGATCGGGAACATGCGCACCGCGGCCCTGGTCGGGGTCACCGGATCCATCGACTGGCTCTGCTTTCCCCATTTTGATTCACCGAGCATTTTCGCCGCCCTTCTGGACGACGAGCAGGGCGGATTTTTCCGGATCGCCCCCCGGAATGGGGACGGGGTGACCACAAAGCAGTTCTACTGGCCGGAAACCAATGTCCTGGTAACGCGGTTCTTCACCGCAAAGGGTGTTGCGGAATTGATCGACTTCATGCCCGTGGTCCATGGAGAGGGCGATGAGCGGCAACACCGGGTCGTACGCCGCCTGAACGTGGTCCGCGGGAGCATGGAGTTCCGCCTGGAATGCCAGCCGGCCTTTGATTTTGCCCGGAACCAGGGTGAGGTGGTCGTCACGGGGCGGGGGGTGATCTTCCGGGGGCCGGGGCTGCATCTGGCCCTGAGCGGTCAGCCGGCGTTCACCGCGCTCAAGGCCGGCGACGGGCACGCCGCGCCCGGGGCGGCCAGCGCCTTCCAACTTCAGGAAAACGAGAGCATGACTTTTGTTCTGCACCAGATCCCGGAGGATGCCGGGTGCAGCCCGGTGGTTCCGGACCAGGAGGCCGAGGAGCTGTTCCGGGCCACGGTCAACTATTGGCGAGGCTGGCTGCGGCGCTGCACCTACACCGGACGTTGGCGGGAAATGGTTCAGCGATCCGCGCTGACCCTGAAGTTGCTGACCTTCGAGCCCACCGGGGCCATCGTGGCCGCGCCCACCACCGGACTCCCCGAGGGGGTCGGCGGTGAGCGGAACTGGGATTACCGCTATACCTGGATCCGGGATGCGGCCTTCACCCTCTATGCCCTGCAACGCATCGGTTTCACCGAAGAGGCTGGCTGCTTCATGCGCTGGATCGAGGCCAGGACCCATGAACTCAATCCCGACGGCTCCCTGCAGATCATGTACGGCATCCATGGCGAGCATGATCTGACGGAATACACCCTGGATCATCTCAAGGGCTACCGGAATTCCCGGCCGGTCCGGGTGGGCAACGGTGCCTTTGGTCAGCTCCAGCTGGATATCTACGGCGAACTGATGGACTCGGTGTACCTCTACAATAAGCACGGCGCGCAGATTTCCTATGATTTCTGGGTGCAACTGCGCAAGCTGATCAACTGGGTGGTGGACAACTGGCAGCGCGAGGACGAGGGCATCTGGGAGACGCGTGGCGGCCGCCGCCATTTCACCTATTCCAAGCTGATGTGCTGGGTGGCCCTGGACCGGGGACTGCGACTGGCGGACAAGCGCTCGTTCCCGGCGGATCGGGATCGCTGGCTTGCGTCGCGGGATGCCGTCTACGAGGAGATCATGGCCCGGGGCTGGAACCCGGAACGCGGAGCCTTTGTGCAGTCCTACGACAGCGACGCCCTGGATGCGTCCAATCTGCTCATGCCGTTGACGTTCTTCGTCGCTCCTTCGGACAAGCGGATGCTCGCCACGCTGGATGAAACCCTGAAACCGCCCCAGGAAGGCGGTCTGGTCTCCAACAGCCTGACCTACCGCTACAACGTGCGTACCACCGCGGACGGGCTGACCGGCGAGGAGGGAACCTTCAACATCTGCAGCTTCTGGATGGTGGAAGCCCTGACACGAGCCGGACGCACGGATCCGAAGCGCCTGGATGAGGCCCGGCTGATGTTCGAACGGATGCTTGGCTATGCCAACCATGTTGGGCTCTATTCCGAGGAGGCCGGGCCCTGCGGCGAGGCTCTGGGCAACTTTCCCCAGGCCTTCACCCACCTGGCCCTGATCAGCGCGGCCGTGAACCTGGACCGGGAACTGGGCTGA